The Candidatus Binatia bacterium genome includes the window AGGGGACGTTGAGCCACTTGTGCCCGTCGGTCGCCCAGGAGTCCGCCTCGGCGAAGCCCGCGACCAGGTGCGCCCGCGACGGCGCCACGGCGGCCCAGAGCCCGAACGCGCCGTCGACGTGCACCCACGCGCCGGCGGCATGCGCGGCGGGAATGATCTCGTGCGCGGGATCGAATGCGCCGCTGTTCACGTTGCCCGCCTGCAGACAGACGATGGTCGGCGTGTCGTCGAGCGCCGGCAGCGCGTCGGGGCGCATCCGGCCCTGACGGTCGACCGGTACGACCTCCGCCGTGGCGCGGCCGAGCCCGAGGAGACCGAGCGCCTTGCGCACGGTCGGGTGCGCCTCCGCGCCGAGCACGACGCGCAGCCGCGGCGCGCCGACGAGCCCCTGCTCGTCGACGTCCCAGCCGGCGCGCAGCAGCACGGCGCGCCGGGCGGCCGCGAGCCCGGTGAGGTTCGCCATCGTCGCGCCGGTGACGAACGCGCCGCCCGTGCCCGGCGGCAGGGCGAGCAGCTCGACGAGCCAGCCGAGCGCGACCTCCTCGATCGCCGCGACGGCGGGTGACGTGGTCGCGGAGAAGGCGTTCTGGTCCCACGCGGTCGCGAGCCAGCTCGCGGCGACGGTCGCCGGCAGCGCGCCGCCGGTGACGAAGCCGAAGTAGCGTCGCCCCGCGCTCGCCACCGTCGCGGACGAGGCGACGTCGTCGAGCAGCGCCAGCACGTCGGCGTCGGAAGACGGGGCGTCGGGCAGCGGTCCGCCGAGCGCTGCGAGCCGCGCGCGCCCCTCCGGCGTCGGGAACACCGCGCGCTCGTCGAGCCGTTCGAGGTAGCGGATCGCGCGCTGCGCCGCTTCGGAGAGAAGCGTCTTCATCCGCTTGCGGCTAGCATCCCGCCCGCCCGGGCGCGCGCCGCAGGATCCGCGGACGAAAGCCTGGCGCGGGCGCGCGCCGCGGCGTCCGCGGAAGTGACGAGAGGCGCGGCCGCGCGCGGGTCGATCAGCGGTAGTGGCAGTAGGCGCACGAGCTCGCGTCGCCCGCGCCCATGAACGGCGGGTCGTTCGAGCGGTCGTCGTCCTGGTAGAGCGCGACCCGCTCCTCGACGTTCTCGAGCCGCTCGCGCACCGCGGCGACGAACTCCGGCCGCCAGCCGCTGCTCTCGCCGACCGACAGCGCGGTCGCGTACGACGAGCGCGCCTGCTCGGTGCGTCCGCCCTTCGCGTAGATGTCGCCGAACAGCGTGAACGTGCCCTCGATGTTGTGCGGCGCCATGCCGTCGTTGAAGCAGATCTCGCCCTGCGTGCCGCAGAGCTGCGCGACCTCGTTGAAGGTCACGTCGAGCAGATGCAGCACGCGCTGGTAGAGCGGGTCGCTCGGCGGCACCGCCGGCGCGACCGCGAACAGGTCGAAGGCGTTGAACAGCGTGTTGATCTCGGCCGCGTACTCGAGCTCCTCGATGGCGCGCTCGATCGTGGCCGGGTCGTCGAAGCCCACACCCTTCGCGTACGTCGCGGCGGCCGCGAAGCCGGGCACGCGCGAATCGCCGACGCCGTCCTTCCACAGGAGCGGCACGGCGCGGTCGAACGCCTCGCGCGACGCGAGCACCTCGCGCTTGGCGTGCGGGCTCGGCGCGAGCGGATCGGCGACCAGCTGCCCGTAGCGATAGAGGTGCATCATCCCGAGCAGGAAGTACGAGCGCGCCGCACGCCGGTCGCCCGCGACCGCGCGCCGCAACAGACGCAGCGCCTCGTCGCCGCGGTCGGCGTCGCCCCAGAGCGTGTCCCAGAACGCCGCCTCGCCCGCCGCCGCGTCGCGCGACGGCTTGCGCGAGATCACCGCGCCGGCGCCGTTCGCGACGAACTCGTGCATGCGGACGAGGTAGCGCGCGTCGCCGACGGTGAGCCAGAGCTGCACGAAGCCGACCGGACCGACGACCGGCTCGTAGCCCGGCCCGGACGCGAGCACGTCGATCCCGCGCCGCGTGTAGACGACGCGGCGCACGCCGCCCGCGCTCCCGCTCGGATCGCGGTAGACGTAGCCGTCCGACACGCGCGACCAGCGCTCGCAGGGCAGCTCGACCGTCGGACCGCCGGTCACGAGGTTGGTCGCCGTCGGGTAGTACGCGATGCGCAGCGTCGCCGACGACGGGCACACGGTCGGATCACGCAGCTCGCGCAGCGCGCGATCCGCGCCGATGCGGATGTGCGCCGAGCCCCGACCCGACGCCGCGTCGTGGCGGAAGACCCCGAGCTTGCCCTCGGTCAGGAGGATCAGCGCCTCGGCGCGCTCGGCGCCGAAGAGCAGCAACGGCGTCAGCACGAGAGACAGCAGCAGAGGAGTCGAAAGCCGGGTCGCGGTCCGCATGAGGGTCACCCCCTATCCGCACGACGCAGGGCGGACAAGTTGCGTCGGTATGCGCTTTTTTCGATATGTGCCGGACGGCCGATGAGACCGTCCCTCGCCCTCGAGCAGCGAATCGAGCGCAGGCTTCTGCGCTTGCGTGCCAACCGGCACTGGTTGCGCGTGAAGTCGCTCTTCCTGCCGAACGTCGTCATCCTGTCGCACAAGCGCAGCGGCTTTCAGTGGTTCCGCCAGATCTGCCACGCCAACATGCGGCGCCACGTCGTCATGCCGCCGGGCGCACGATACCAGCACTTCAACGTCGAGCGCGTCCCGGAAAAGAACAAGCTGAACCACAACGCGATCCTGCTCGTGCGCGACGGGCGTGACGTGATGGTGTCGCTCTACATGGCGTCGACGCGCGACGGCCCGGGCGGCACGCGGCGCTGGGAGGGCGACGGGACGCCGATCAGCTTCCGCGACTTCCTGCGCACCGAGTTCATGGAGCTGCGCAACGCGCGCCGCGAGGTCATCCGGCGCATGAACCCGGTCGACTACTGGGCGAAGTTCAACGCCGACTGGCTCGCGAGCCCGCACATCGTGAGCATCGTGCACTACGAGCGCCTGCTCGAGAACCAGCGCGGCGTGATCTGCGACGTGCTGCGCGCGTTCGGCTACGCGGAGGACGAGATCGATCCGGTCGAGGTGCAGCTCGACTTCGACCGTCACTCGCCGGTGGGCCGCAACATCCCGAGCGGCTACCGTCGCATGACGACCGGCAACTGGCGGCGCATCTTCACGCCCGACGACGAGACCTGGTTCGAGGCGCGCGCCGGCGCGACGCTGCGCGCGCTCGGCTATCCGACGCGCAAGGACGGACCGACGCTCGAGATCGCCGCGAACGCGCAGTTCGCCGGCGCCCGGGGCGTGAGATAGCCGCGCTTCAAGCGCCGCGCTCGTAGGCCGCGGTCACCTCCGCGGCGGGGCCGTCGAGCTTCACGCGGCCCTCGTGCAGCCAGATCGCGCGCTGGCACATCTGGCGAACGGTCTCCATCGAGTGGCTGACCAGCACGAGCAGCGAGGCGCGCTCGACCATGTCCTCGAGGCGGCGCCGCGCCTTCTCCTGGAAGCGCGCGTCGCCCGCGGCGATCACCTCGTCGAGCAGCAGCACGTCGGGCGAGATCGCGGTCGACACCGCGAACGCGAGGCGCACGAACATGCCCGCCGAGTACGTCTTCACCGGCCGGTCGAGCGCGCTGCCGAGCTCCGTGAACTCGGCGATCTCGCGCATGCGCTCGCGGATCTCGGCGCGCGAGAGCCCGAGCAGGAGACCGCGGGTCAAGATGTTGTCCCAGCCCGTCGCCTCCATCTCGAAGCCGGTCGCGAGCTCGAACAGGCAGGCGATGTCGCCGTCGACGACGACGCGTCCGGTGGTCGGCGCGTAGATGCCGCACATGACCTTGAGCAGCGTCGTCTTGCCGGCGCCGTTGAAGCCGATGATGCCGACGCGCTCGCCGCGCTCGATCTTGAGGTTCAGATCGCGCAGCGCGGTCACGGCGCGCGGCTCCTCGTCCGCGGGCCAGACGCCGAACGCGCGGCTGATCCGCTCGCGCAGGCTGCGCGCCTTCTGCGCCGGGAAGGTCAGCGAGACGGAGGTGAGCTCGACCATTCTTCAGAGCCAGAACACGAGACGCGGACGTGCGAGGCGCATCGCGAACACCGCGCAGGCAAGGACGAACGCGAGGCTCAGCGCGCTCGCGACGTAGTGCGACGGCTCGGGGAAGTCGTTGTACAGCAGCGGGACGCGGATGATCATCATCAGGTGGTAGAGCGGGTTCCAGGTGAGGAACCACGCGAGGTCGTGCTTGACCAGCAGCCCCGCCGGGAACATCACCGGCGTCGCGTAGAACAGCGCCTGCACGCCGACCGACTGCAGGTACTGGAAGTCGCGCACCGCGGTGTTGAGCACCGCCGACAGGCAGCACATCGCGAACCCGAACAGCATCCACGCCGCGAGGCCGGGGATCGCGAGCAGCCACATCGGGGTGATGCGTCCGCCGAGCGCGACGATCACCACCGCGACCGCGCACAGCCCGAGCAGCAGCGTGAAGAACGCGGCGAGCGTCATGCGCAGCGGGTAGGTGTAGAACGACACCTTGGCGATCTGCTTGATGTAGCCCTCGGCCGCGAGGAACGCGATCGCGCCGCTGTCGAGGCACGCCGCGAAGAACGCCCACAGCGTCAAGTTGAGAAAGAGGTACGGCAGGAACTCGCGCAGCTCCATGCCGAAGAGCTGCGAGAAGACGATGCCGATCACGATCGACATCAGCAGCGGCGCGAGCACCGCCCACACCATGCCGAGCATCGTCGCGGTGTAGCGGCGCAGGATGTCGAGGCGCGCGAGCTGCCACGCGATGCTGAACGTGTGCAGGTGCGCCTGGCGCGAGCCGAAGCGCGGCCGCGGAGCGCTCGGACGGGCGCCGCCGCCCCCGGCCGGACGCTTGCTCGCGTCGGCGTCCACCGGTTGCGACGCGCCGCTCATCGGAACCACCCCGCGACCTCGGCGCCGTCGCGCCGGCGCCGCGCCTGGATCCAGGCGCGCTGACGGCGCGCGCGCGGCGCAAGCCGCGCGACCTCCCACAGCGCCGGCAGCGAGCTCCACTCCCACGCGAGACAGCCCGCGACCACCGCGGCGTCGCGCGCGAGCCCGCGCACGCCGCAGCGCCGCCACACCGCCGCGTCGACGTTCTTGATCCGCATCAGGAAACGGTTCTTCACCGAATGTCGATTGAGCATCGCCGGAAGCTGCGCGCGCCGCGCCGGCAGGACCCGCCGCACGTGGTAGCCGAGGGCGGAGGGGACGTAAAGGCAGTCCCAGCCGAGAAGCTGCGCGCGCCAGGCGACGTCGGCGTCCTCGCGGTAGGCGAAGAACGCTTCGTCGAAGAACTCGCCCTCGACCGAGACGTCGTCGATCATCGCGCGCCGGTAGAGCGCGGCCGCACCGGTCGCGCCGAAGACGAGCTCCGGCGTGCCGTAGCGTCCGTCGTCGGGCTCCTCGGAGCCGCGGTCGAGGTGGCGGAACGTGCGCCGGAACTCGATGCCGGCCGAGTCGATGCGCGGCGGCGACACGGGACGCCCGTCCTCGTCCATGCGCAGGAGCTTGCCGCACAGCGTGCCGAGCGGCGCCGGCCGCTCCGCGTAGGGCGCGAGCTCCTCGAGAAAGCGCGGATCGAGCACGACGTCGGGGTTGAGCACCAGCACCCAGTCGCCGCGGCTCGCCGCGATCGCCTGGTTCTGTCCCGCGGCGAAGCCGACGTTCGCGCCGTTCTCGATCACGCGCGTGACGACCGCGTGACGCCGCGCGATCGCCACGCTGCCGTCGCGCGAGTCGTTGTCGACCACGATCACCTCGCGCGGCGCGAGCGTCTGCGCGGCCAGCGAGTCGAGGCAGCGGCCGAGGTGGCGTGCGCTGTCGAAGGTGACGATCGTCACCGAGACGTTCGGCGTCACGTCAGCCCGCGGTGCCGTCGCGCGCGCCGTGCGACGGGCGCGCGAGCGTCGCGCGCACCGGCAGCGCCGCGACGCCGGTGAAGCTCGGGCCCGAGCCGGGCGCGACCTGCAGCACCAGCGCGCGGTCCCACCAGTCGAAGCTCTGGTCGACGTGCGCGCGGTCGGTGTGCAGCGCGACGCTCACCGAGTAGCTGCCGGCGCCGACGGCGAGCTCGACGTCGAATGCCGCGACCAGCTCGTCGCCCGCCGCGCAAGGCTCGTGCGCGACGCCGAGGTGGAAGGTATTCGAGCCGAAGACGTCGTTGCCGAGACGGTCGCGGATCAGGAAGCCGACGGTCGGCGACGGCATGGCGCGGTTCGTGCGCAGCCGCACGCGGATCCTCGCCGTCTCGCCGACGGTGAACGAGCGCCGCGGCGCTCCTTGCGTGTCGAGCAGCTCGACCGCGACGATCTCCGCCTCGCGCGTGCCCGAGCGCGTCACGACCTGACCCTGCGCCTCGACCTGCACGATCTCGCGCTCGTGCTCCTTCTGCGCGATCATCGCGTTGTAGTAGTCGAAGACCGCGTCGGGCGGGCCGTCGCGCAAGAGCGTGCCGCGGTCGAGCAGGATCGCGCGCTGGCAGAGCGCCTTCACCGCCGCCGGGTCGTGGGTCACGAAGAGCAGCGTCGTGCCCTGCTCCTGGAACGAGCGGATGCGCGCCATCGACTTGTGCTGGAAGTACGCGTCGCCGACCGACAGCGCCTCGTCGACGATCAGCACGTCGGGGCGCACCGCGGTCGCGATGCTGAACGCGAGGCGCACCTGCATGCCGGTCGAGTACGTGCGCACCGGCTGGTCCATGTGGTCGCCGAGCTCGGAGAACTCCTGCACCCAGGGCAGCACTTCTGCGAGCGTTGCTTCATCGAGTCCGAGGAGCTGGCCCGCGAGCGTCGCGTTCTGCCATCCGGTGAATTCTGGATGGACGCCGAGCCCGAGCTCGAGCAGCGCCGCGACGCGTCCCTCGACCGTGAACGAGCCCTCGCTCGGCAGCGTCGTGCCGGTCAGCACGCGCAGCAGCGTGCTCTTGCCGGCGCCGTTCATGCCGATGATGCCGAGCGACTCGCCGTCGCCGACCTCGAAGCTCACGCCGCGCAGCGCCCACTCCTCCTCGTGACAGACGATGCGGTCGCCGCTCAGCCACTCGACGAGACGCAGCATCGGGTGGCGGTAGCGCTTGTACTTCTTCCCGAGCGAGCGGGCGACGATGCGCGGCATGACGGCCTACAGATGGTCCGCGAGCTCGCCCGAGAGACGGCGGAAGGTCATGCGGCCGAGCAGCAGCGCCGCGACCGCCAGCACGACCTGCGGCACGTACGAGCTCCAGTCGGGCCAGCGGCCGTGCAGCAGGATCTCCTGGTAGCCGACGACGACGTTGGTCATCGGGTTCAAGCGCACGAGCGACTGCGTGCGCTCGCCGAGCACCGACAGCGGGTACACGATCGGCGTGAACCAGAACCAGAGCTGCAGCCCGATCGCGAGCAGGTGGCCGACGTCGCGGAAGAAGACGTTCACGACGCCGAGCGCCGTCCCGAGCCCGAGCGCGAGCGACTGCTGCACGAGCATCAGCGGCACGACGCCGAGCACCGACCAGCCCGGAAAGCGTCCCAGCGCGAGCAGCAGCACGAGCAGGATCGTGAACACGATCGCGAAGTTGACCAGCGCCGAGATGAGGACGATCGTCGGCAGGCTCGCGCGCGGGAAGCTCACCTTCTTGATCAGGTTGCCGTTCTCGAGGAACACCGTCACCGAGCGCGTCAGGATCTCGGTGAACGCGCTCCAGGTGAAGATGCCGGCGCACAGAAAGATGCCGTAGCCGAGCGCGTCGTGCGCACCCGGCACGCGCGTCCGCATCAGGTGGCCGAAGATCACGGTGTAGACGAAGACCAGCGTCAGCGGATGGAGCACGGCCCACGCGCTTCCCAGCACCGACCCGAGGTAGCGCGCCCGGAACTCCCGCCGCGCCATGCCGAGGATGAAGCTGCGATAGCGCCAGAGGTTGCGCAGCATCGTGCTGCGGCGGCGCTACCACTTCACTCCGACACGGGCAACGCGCGCGCGCCGCAAGACGGCCCGCGGGATTGCGCCGCACGGCGCGCGCGGCTACTCGACGCGCCGATGCACCGGGTGGGCAACGCCGAG containing:
- a CDS encoding ABC transporter ATP-binding protein yields the protein MPRIVARSLGKKYKRYRHPMLRLVEWLSGDRIVCHEEEWALRGVSFEVGDGESLGIIGMNGAGKSTLLRVLTGTTLPSEGSFTVEGRVAALLELGLGVHPEFTGWQNATLAGQLLGLDEATLAEVLPWVQEFSELGDHMDQPVRTYSTGMQVRLAFSIATAVRPDVLIVDEALSVGDAYFQHKSMARIRSFQEQGTTLLFVTHDPAAVKALCQRAILLDRGTLLRDGPPDAVFDYYNAMIAQKEHEREIVQVEAQGQVVTRSGTREAEIVAVELLDTQGAPRRSFTVGETARIRVRLRTNRAMPSPTVGFLIRDRLGNDVFGSNTFHLGVAHEPCAAGDELVAAFDVELAVGAGSYSVSVALHTDRAHVDQSFDWWDRALVLQVAPGSGPSFTGVAALPVRATLARPSHGARDGTAG
- a CDS encoding sulfotransferase domain-containing protein; its protein translation is MRPSLALEQRIERRLLRLRANRHWLRVKSLFLPNVVILSHKRSGFQWFRQICHANMRRHVVMPPGARYQHFNVERVPEKNKLNHNAILLVRDGRDVMVSLYMASTRDGPGGTRRWEGDGTPISFRDFLRTEFMELRNARREVIRRMNPVDYWAKFNADWLASPHIVSIVHYERLLENQRGVICDVLRAFGYAEDEIDPVEVQLDFDRHSPVGRNIPSGYRRMTTGNWRRIFTPDDETWFEARAGATLRALGYPTRKDGPTLEIAANAQFAGARGVR
- a CDS encoding glycosyltransferase family 2 protein — translated: MTPNVSVTIVTFDSARHLGRCLDSLAAQTLAPREVIVVDNDSRDGSVAIARRHAVVTRVIENGANVGFAAGQNQAIAASRGDWVLVLNPDVVLDPRFLEELAPYAERPAPLGTLCGKLLRMDEDGRPVSPPRIDSAGIEFRRTFRHLDRGSEEPDDGRYGTPELVFGATGAAALYRRAMIDDVSVEGEFFDEAFFAYREDADVAWRAQLLGWDCLYVPSALGYHVRRVLPARRAQLPAMLNRHSVKNRFLMRIKNVDAAVWRRCGVRGLARDAAVVAGCLAWEWSSLPALWEVARLAPRARRQRAWIQARRRRDGAEVAGWFR
- a CDS encoding aminotransferase class V-fold PLP-dependent enzyme, producing MKTLLSEAAQRAIRYLERLDERAVFPTPEGRARLAALGGPLPDAPSSDADVLALLDDVASSATVASAGRRYFGFVTGGALPATVAASWLATAWDQNAFSATTSPAVAAIEEVALGWLVELLALPPGTGGAFVTGATMANLTGLAAARRAVLLRAGWDVDEQGLVGAPRLRVVLGAEAHPTVRKALGLLGLGRATAEVVPVDRQGRMRPDALPALDDTPTIVCLQAGNVNSGAFDPAHEIIPAAHAAGAWVHVDGAFGLWAAVAPSRAHLVAGFAEADSWATDGHKWLNVPYDSGLAFVRDPSLLRGAMSVAAPYFPRGAARDPGDFTPEASRRARAVEVWAALRSLGRSGVADLVERCCRHAARFADGLRAAGHAVLNDVVLNQVVVSFGDAERTRRVAERLERDGTCWCGLTSWQGQTAIRISVSSWATTADDVERSLAAMLRAASA
- a CDS encoding ABC transporter ATP-binding protein, with amino-acid sequence MVELTSVSLTFPAQKARSLRERISRAFGVWPADEEPRAVTALRDLNLKIERGERVGIIGFNGAGKTTLLKVMCGIYAPTTGRVVVDGDIACLFELATGFEMEATGWDNILTRGLLLGLSRAEIRERMREIAEFTELGSALDRPVKTYSAGMFVRLAFAVSTAISPDVLLLDEVIAAGDARFQEKARRRLEDMVERASLLVLVSHSMETVRQMCQRAIWLHEGRVKLDGPAAEVTAAYERGA
- a CDS encoding ABC transporter permease, whose protein sequence is MLRNLWRYRSFILGMARREFRARYLGSVLGSAWAVLHPLTLVFVYTVIFGHLMRTRVPGAHDALGYGIFLCAGIFTWSAFTEILTRSVTVFLENGNLIKKVSFPRASLPTIVLISALVNFAIVFTILLVLLLALGRFPGWSVLGVVPLMLVQQSLALGLGTALGVVNVFFRDVGHLLAIGLQLWFWFTPIVYPLSVLGERTQSLVRLNPMTNVVVGYQEILLHGRWPDWSSYVPQVVLAVAALLLGRMTFRRLSGELADHL
- a CDS encoding ABC transporter permease: MSGASQPVDADASKRPAGGGGARPSAPRPRFGSRQAHLHTFSIAWQLARLDILRRYTATMLGMVWAVLAPLLMSIVIGIVFSQLFGMELREFLPYLFLNLTLWAFFAACLDSGAIAFLAAEGYIKQIAKVSFYTYPLRMTLAAFFTLLLGLCAVAVVIVALGGRITPMWLLAIPGLAAWMLFGFAMCCLSAVLNTAVRDFQYLQSVGVQALFYATPVMFPAGLLVKHDLAWFLTWNPLYHLMMIIRVPLLYNDFPEPSHYVASALSLAFVLACAVFAMRLARPRLVFWL